In Myxococcales bacterium, the genomic window CTAAAATTCATGAACGGGACCGTTCACGCCGTCACCTTCGCTTCGGCCAACCCTGCAGGCTTCGCTGACGAGGACGTGGCAGCGCTGACCGAGATTGCTCGCCCACTCGCCCGCGTTGCAGAGATCCTCGCGCTGAGCCGGACCGCGGTGAACTTGCTCAACACCTACGTCGGGCGCAACGCCGGCGAGCGCATCTTGCGCGGGCACATCCAGCGGGGTGACACCGACAGCATCCGCTGCGTGATCTGGTTCTCCGATCTGCGAGGCTTCACCAGCATGTCGGACAGCATGGAGCCCGCGCGGCTCATTCGCACGCTGAACGAGTTCTTCGACTGCCAGGTGCCGGCCATCGAGCGCCACGGCGGGGAGGTGCTCAAATTCATGGGCGACGGCATGCTGGCCATATTTCCGGTGGGGGACGAGGCGCCGAACGTCGCGGCGGGCAAAGCCCTGGAGGCGTCGAACGAGGCGTTCGATGCACTCGCGAAGTTGAACCAAGCCCGGCTCGCGCGCGGGGACCCTGCGCTCCGGTTTGGCCTGGCGTTGCACGTCGGCGACGTCGCGTACGGCAACATCGGCGGCGCGAACCGCCTCGATTTCACCTGCATCGGCCCTGCGATCAACCTCGCGGCCCGCATCGAGTCGCTCTCGGGCAAGCTCGGAACGGCGCGACTTCTGAGCGGCGCCATGGCGCGCCTCGTGGGGCGAGAGGTGCGGTCGCTCGGCGAGCACGAGCTGAAGGGGGTCGCCGGAAAACAGCTCGTCTACGAGCTGGCGTTGTCCGGCGAAGCAGCGCCCGAACGCCAAGTCGACTGACCCGCGCGCTCTCTCTGCCTCACCTGAGGTCGTCACCCTCGGCGACGCGATTCAGGAAGTGCGGCTCCGTTCCGACCCGCGCCAGCGCAGCCGCGAGGGTCGTGTTCGTGGTCGAGCGGTAGCGCTGAGCGGCGCGGCGCGCGCCAAACAGGCTCGCGACGGACAGCCCAACATCCACGACACTCGCCCCGATTCGTTCTCCCAGACGTCCGTCGTCGCGATCGGCACCCGTGATGAACGACGGGCGCACCAGGGTGAACGGGAGGCCACTCTCTCGGAGCTCACGCTCGATGCGGGCACGAACCGCGAGATAGGGATTCTTCGTGGCCGGCGCGGCACCCACGCTCGAGAGATAGACAAAACGCGGCTGGGGGTCAGCGTGTTTGGCTGCGGTGAGCAACAACGCCGTGAGTGCGTAGTCGACGCTCTCGTAGTCGTCCTTGCCAGCCGACGCACGTCCGCGCGCTCGAGTCGTGCCGAGCAGCGCGTAGACGACACTCGGGCTCAGCCGTTGCAGCGTCTCTGCCATGCGCTCCGGCTCCCAGACCGTGGTGTCGACCTCGGCACCCAGTGCCTCGAAGCGCGCCCTCCACTCGTCCAGACGCGACGAGTCCGGGCGAACGTGGGCGATCGGATGCCGTCCGCTCTCGGCGAGGATGCGCACCAGCTCCCGCCCTGTGTATCCCGTCGCGCCAGCCACGAACTCACTCATGTGCGGTCCTCGATCGCCGAGCGGTAGACTTCGAGCGTTGCGCGGGCAGCTCGATCCCACGAGAAATCCCGAGTTCTCTGGGCACCCGCTCGGACCAGGCGCGTCCGGAGCGCGTCGTCTCGATCCAGAGCGTGGATCTTCCGCACCAGATCCGAGTGGTCGCTGGGATCGGCGTGCAGCGCAGCATCACCCGTCACCTCGAGCACCGCCGCAGCCGTCGAAGCCAGCACGGGCAGGCCAAAACCCATCGCCTCGAGCGCCGGCAGGCCGAATCCTTCGTAGCGCGAGGCGAACAGCAACATGCGCGCGTGAGTGTACAGAGTGAACAGGAGCTCGTCCGAGACGTGAGGGATGGTGACCACGAGCCGCGCGACCTCGGGACGGGCAAGCAGACGTTCCATCTCGCCATCGACTCGACTGAAGCGCCGCACGAGGACGAGTTTGTGGTCCGTGCGTGACCCCATGGCTTCGACGAAGGCACGCACCATGGCCGGGTGATTCTTGTAGGGCGAGCCCTGTCCGACGATCAGCGAGAACGCGGCACCCGGGGGGACCCATGGATCGAGCAGACTGCGAGCTCCTCCTCGTTCACTCCGGTGGCGCTCGGGATCGAAGCCGTGGTGAATCACGCTGACTTTGTCGCGATGTTCCGGATACAGGCGTGCGATGGCGTCAGCGGTGGCCTGCGAGATGGCGATGATGCGGCGGGCGCCGCGGATCGAGCGCGCGAAGTTCGCCCGATACCAGACCCCGTTTGCCAGGCGCACCGGGACGAATGCAGAGGCGAGCGCAGGGGCCTCGACCCACATCAAGTCGTGAATGGTGACGACCCACGGGCAAGCCAAGGCCAGGGGCACCAGGTCCGCCGGCGAGTGGAAGAGGTCGAACTGCCCGAAGCGGTGTGCGAAGCCGAGGCCGAACACCGTGACTGGGCTCTTGGTTTCGCCAGGGAAGGTGAGCTCTCGCACCCGCTCGTGCTCGACGATGGGTGTTTTTTTGTCCGGGTGGCGAAGCAGGAGGAAGCGATAACCCTCCGCCATTGGGATCATGTGGCGGAGCAACGCCTCGAGGGTATTGCCGATGCCGCTCTTTTTCCCGGAGATGCTTCGAGCATCGACGACGACCTGGCGCACGAGGGCCGCGAGGTTAGCCCGGTTCGAAGGACCCGTCATTGTCAGGAAACCGGCAGGCCCACCTGTTGTTTTCGGCCTCGACGAGCGCTCGCGGTTTGCACGTCCTTCGGGAATTCGCTACCTAGAGAGCGCGGAGCCTCCGATGAGCGACGAACCGACGGCGCCCAAGCCCACTCTCGAAATGTCGACGCCGACGGACGAGCCGCCGACCGCGGTGAGCGCCAGCAACGAACCGTCGCCGGCAGCCAGCACCGCCGACGAGCCGCCGACCGAGCTCAGCGCCGCTGGAACGTCGAGCGATGACGCGTCCAAGGAAGGCAGCGCCGCTGCGGCCGTCACGGCGCCAGAGGTGGAGGCAGTCAAGGCGGACGCGCCGAAGAAGGTCGCTGCCACGGTAGTGGACGAACCCGTACCCGCAGCTCCTGCGGGCGCCGAGGCGCCCTGGGGCAAGGCCGGCAA contains:
- a CDS encoding glycosyltransferase family 4 protein, with the translated sequence MRQVVVDARSISGKKSGIGNTLEALLRHMIPMAEGYRFLLLRHPDKKTPIVEHERVRELTFPGETKSPVTVFGLGFAHRFGQFDLFHSPADLVPLALACPWVVTIHDLMWVEAPALASAFVPVRLANGVWYRANFARSIRGARRIIAISQATADAIARLYPEHRDKVSVIHHGFDPERHRSERGGARSLLDPWVPPGAAFSLIVGQGSPYKNHPAMVRAFVEAMGSRTDHKLVLVRRFSRVDGEMERLLARPEVARLVVTIPHVSDELLFTLYTHARMLLFASRYEGFGLPALEAMGFGLPVLASTAAAVLEVTGDAALHADPSDHSDLVRKIHALDRDDALRTRLVRAGAQRTRDFSWDRAARATLEVYRSAIEDRT
- a CDS encoding NAD(P)H-binding protein is translated as MSEFVAGATGYTGRELVRILAESGRHPIAHVRPDSSRLDEWRARFEALGAEVDTTVWEPERMAETLQRLSPSVVYALLGTTRARGRASAGKDDYESVDYALTALLLTAAKHADPQPRFVYLSSVGAAPATKNPYLAVRARIERELRESGLPFTLVRPSFITGADRDDGRLGERIGASVVDVGLSVASLFGARRAAQRYRSTTNTTLAAALARVGTEPHFLNRVAEGDDLR
- a CDS encoding adenylate/guanylate cyclase domain-containing protein; its protein translation is MGRDIREWFDWLVDGAPGATNPVDLLGRLWPGVAAAGIPIDRAVAFVRTLHPHIMGRSFRWRPGTPIEVGEAPHAILTSGEYAASPVARVCGTGELFRERLNTGTDQRAPVLKALAAEGMTDYLGIPLKFMNGTVHAVTFASANPAGFADEDVAALTEIARPLARVAEILALSRTAVNLLNTYVGRNAGERILRGHIQRGDTDSIRCVIWFSDLRGFTSMSDSMEPARLIRTLNEFFDCQVPAIERHGGEVLKFMGDGMLAIFPVGDEAPNVAAGKALEASNEAFDALAKLNQARLARGDPALRFGLALHVGDVAYGNIGGANRLDFTCIGPAINLAARIESLSGKLGTARLLSGAMARLVGREVRSLGEHELKGVAGKQLVYELALSGEAAPERQVD